The Psychrobacillus sp. FSL K6-2836 nucleotide sequence CCGTATTTAGCTGCATTTATTGCAACACTTTTAATGACCTATTTTGCGATGAAGTGGTTTATGGGAATTATGAAAAATGGGAAGCTAGTTTATTTTACATACTATTGTTTCATCGCAGGAGCATTACTTCTAATTTTCTTCTAACGGATCTATCGAAATAATGGTAATCATTTAAAAGCGAATGGGTCCCATACTTTAATATACTATCACAGTTCCAATTACGAATAACGAAGCACATTTTGAGAAGTTATACTTAAATTAACAGGTGCTTTACTTCAAAAAGGGGTAAAGCCTTTTTCTTATTGAACTATATCGGCAGGTTAGTTGAACAAGAAAAATTCTAAAAGTAACGATATAGAGTGTCAGTAGTCGGTGATTGGGGTAGTGATATGGGGAAGAAAAAATGGTTATTACTTAGTATAGTTCTGACAGTAATCTTAATATGGTGGATAAGTAAAACAAGCCATGAAACAACAGTTGTTTATCATTTACCAGAAGGTTTTAAAGGATGTTTTAATCTATATTTTAACCAACCTAAAGAGAAAGAACTAGAAATCATAGATGATTCCTTGCTATTAACAGTACCTGAAAACGGGAATATTCTAACTTCATCACCATCAAAGTTTATTACAGATTTAGGGTGGCACAAAAGTAAAGCCTTTTATATAGACAAAGATGGAAAACCAGTCAGTGAAATAAATATGATGGAATTTAATAGCGGACTCACTGGGAACGGCAATCCGTTGTCCGAAAGGATGAAGGGAACGTTCGACCCAAATCAAGAACATTGTTATTAACGTTGCTTCTTCTTCAACTAACTGGTGCTTTACTTCAAGCAGAAGTAAAGCTTTTTTTCTTATTGAACAAAACCGGCAGTTTAGTTGAGGAGGAAAATTGGAGTTTTTATGTCGCATTTGACACAATCTGCACAGTAATTAGTTTTCACTTTAAAAAATAGTCCCTTCTTAATTAGCTATTAAGAAGGG carries:
- a CDS encoding DUF6843 domain-containing protein — encoded protein: MGKKKWLLLSIVLTVILIWWISKTSHETTVVYHLPEGFKGCFNLYFNQPKEKELEIIDDSLLLTVPENGNILTSSPSKFITDLGWHKSKAFYIDKDGKPVSEINMMEFNSGLTGNGNPLSERMKGTFDPNQEHCY